TAATAAAGCATCTGTAGCAAATGGCGATTTAATTATTAAGCTAGATGTTGTTCCTATTTCACCCAATACCTTAAACTTAAGACTGCCTAAGTTGACTTCACTTTGAGATAAGCCACTTGTGTTTACTAAAGCAATTCTTAAAACTCCCTTTTCAACAACATTTGTGGTTATAGTCCAATCATTTAACATATTGCCAGCCTCAAAAGAACTAAACTCAATTACATCACCATTGTAACGTAGTTCATATTGTAATGCTGTTATTCCATTAGCATCTTTAAGAGTTACAGGAACTTCAGCTATAGCATTTGGAATTGTAACAATATTAGCAATGCTTAATGTTGGTCTTACTGCGGCTTCTTTAATACTGATAACGTAATCTTTTTCTACAATTTTTGATGTTGCATCCTGTACTAAAATTGTTATATTGTAGTCCCCTGCATTAGTAGGGGTACCCGCTAGCGTACCATTATTAAAGGACATACCATGAGGAGCAGGTGTAAGGCTAGACCATTGATATGGCTCTGTTCCTCCTATTGCCTGTAAAGTAAAGCTGTATTCTTTACCCACTATAGCATATGGCAAGCTTTCTGTTGTGATGCTAAGATCATCACCAGCTACAGTGCACATTATGCTAAAACCACTAATTGCTTGATGCTGACCAACTGTAATATATGCTTTTATATTATTTTGGCCTTGCTGAAGATTTAATCCAACACTAAAGTTGCCTTTATTATCGATATCAGTTACTTCAACTAATTCACCATTATTAACTTTAAACTCAAGCTTATCAAAGTCATCGGCGAAAGCTAAATAACCTGATAATGTTGTAGGTGTTTCATTTACTTCATATCCACTAGTTAAAACAACACTTTTGTTACTAGAAAAAGTAAGATAACCAATCAAACTATTACTTTGATTATAAATTTTAAGATAAAATTGCTTACTTTTTATAGGATTATATTCTACTTCGTATTTATCATTATTTTTTGCTATTGTAATATCCTCAATATAATTAAGTTGATGATTTTCAATTTCGTATAACTCTGCACGAAGTTGGGGTTCATTACAATTTACATGAGAACAATTAAACTTTAGTTTTATAGTTCCGCTAAACTGTTGATTAACGTTATCATAAAGATATTCTTTTTTAAAGAAGATTGTGTTATAAAAAAACTCTCTTTCATAATCAGCATAAATATTAGTGTCATCTTTATACTCAAGTTTTACAAAATTATATCCTTCTAGTAAACTTACGTTAATAGAAAAATCCCCATTATCGTTTAATTCAACAATTTGCTCGCTATCATTGATAGTAGCCACAATTTGGTTTAGTCCACCAACTTTATTTTCTACATATCCCTCTATAATAATATTTTGATTATCTTGATGTGAAGAATTTGGACCATTCCACCTAATTCTACTATCAACTGACTCAAGTCTAACACTAAATCCATTTCCAAATCTTCCATCATTAGAATATATATATGTATCTATAAAGTTACTATTTGGTTGTAAATCAACCTCGAAACTAAAGTTTCCATTGTTATCTATGTTTGTTACAGTTACAGCATCTTGACCATCTAATTTGTATTCAAATTTTGTAAAATCATCAGCATATGCCAAATAACCTGTTACTGTATGATGCTGATTTTGGGTTTGACAGTCAGAAGTTATTACAACAGTAGGATAAACTTCAGTTGTATAATGCTTAATTAAATCATTATTATTATATAGTTTTATATAATAATAATCATATTTACTTGCTTCAAACTGTTCAGATTTAAATACATTATTCTCATTAGTTAATACTAAATTTTTGCTTAAATTAACCTCTTCATATTTTGAATTAACAGTATAAAGCTCCGCCCTTAGCTCTTGCACATCAGGTAAATCATTACTCTTATATAACTGTAAGCTTACCTTGCCATTATATTTTTGAGAATCATTATTGTATCCAGGGACTGATTTCATAAAGTCACAGTTATAGTATAAAGTATCGTTAAAAGTAGACTGGAACTTTGTCTCTTCTGCATACTTAATATAAATAAAGTTAATTCCTTCATTTAAAGTAACTTGCCAATGAGCCACTCCATTATCCTCAATATTTACAATAGTCTTTTCACCATTTAAATAACAATTTACAGTATTATAAGCTTCTAGTTTGTTTTCAATGTTTACATCTATGGTAATGTTTTGGTTTTGTTGATGATTTGGAAGGTTATTTAGAATATCCACCTCTGGTCTATTAACAATTTCTCCTTCAAAAGCTAAAATACTCTTATAAAACAAACCTATTTTTCCTAAATCGTATGATCCACTTACCATAAAGCCAAAGTTTGAGCTATCTACCATGGTTGGCTCTGCTATTTTCACACCCATTGTATTATTGTCGTTTATATAGTTTATTGTTAATTCACTTTTATTAATAATATCACTATTGTTATCTAGAAAACTACCTGAAACAATCTTTTGACCTTCTACTGGATAAGCCCACATCAACATATCTGGTGATTTAAGTTCCATTGAAGGTAAAACTTTATATGTACTATACGCTAAACTTGAAGTGCCTGCATTATCAAAACTAGCCGTATCGTTTGATTGGCCATAAACAAAAAATCTACCACTAACACTGGGAGTAATGACAATACTAAACTGTCCTCCTGTGGCATCAATAGAGTATAAAACATCTTCTGCATTCATCTCATCTGTATCTAATAATCCGTTATTATTTTTGTCTTTTACAATATTTATTTTGTTATTTGAGTCAATTATAGCTGATGTCTCTACAGACATTATGTACCCGTTTAAAGTAGTAGTTGTTAATTCACTATTTAAACTAATATTTGAACCGCCTGCTAAAACAACCTCAGCTTGGCTAGCCTCCGCTAAAGCCACATTTGAGAATAAACCAACAATTAATATTAGTGTAGTAATAACTACTAATGTTCTTTTCATTATAATCTCCTTACGCCTTTCTATTTTGCATCAGTATTTAGGTAGAATATTTTCACCTCTTTTATTATTCACTCCTCTTTTTAGTTAGATATTATTAATTTTGACAAAGAAGAATATGCCATAATAAGTATATAATATCTCTACTTATAATTTAAAGATAAGTATCATTTAAATTTTGTTTTATTTTAAGTAATTTTACCTATAA
This Clostridium sp. 'deep sea' DNA region includes the following protein-coding sequences:
- a CDS encoding dockerin type I domain-containing protein codes for the protein MKRTLVVITTLILIVGLFSNVALAEASQAEVVLAGGSNISLNSELTTTTLNGYIMSVETSAIIDSNNKINIVKDKNNNGLLDTDEMNAEDVLYSIDATGGQFSIVITPSVSGRFFVYGQSNDTASFDNAGTSSLAYSTYKVLPSMELKSPDMLMWAYPVEGQKIVSGSFLDNNSDIINKSELTINYINDNNTMGVKIAEPTMVDSSNFGFMVSGSYDLGKIGLFYKSILAFEGEIVNRPEVDILNNLPNHQQNQNITIDVNIENKLEAYNTVNCYLNGEKTIVNIEDNGVAHWQVTLNEGINFIYIKYAEETKFQSTFNDTLYYNCDFMKSVPGYNNDSQKYNGKVSLQLYKSNDLPDVQELRAELYTVNSKYEEVNLSKNLVLTNENNVFKSEQFEASKYDYYYIKLYNNNDLIKHYTTEVYPTVVITSDCQTQNQHHTVTGYLAYADDFTKFEYKLDGQDAVTVTNIDNNGNFSFEVDLQPNSNFIDTYIYSNDGRFGNGFSVRLESVDSRIRWNGPNSSHQDNQNIIIEGYVENKVGGLNQIVATINDSEQIVELNDNGDFSINVSLLEGYNFVKLEYKDDTNIYADYEREFFYNTIFFKKEYLYDNVNQQFSGTIKLKFNCSHVNCNEPQLRAELYEIENHQLNYIEDITIAKNNDKYEVEYNPIKSKQFYLKIYNQSNSLIGYLTFSSNKSVVLTSGYEVNETPTTLSGYLAFADDFDKLEFKVNNGELVEVTDIDNKGNFSVGLNLQQGQNNIKAYITVGQHQAISGFSIMCTVAGDDLSITTESLPYAIVGKEYSFTLQAIGGTEPYQWSSLTPAPHGMSFNNGTLAGTPTNAGDYNITILVQDATSKIVEKDYVISIKEAAVRPTLSIANIVTIPNAIAEVPVTLKDANGITALQYELRYNGDVIEFSSFEAGNMLNDWTITTNVVEKGVLRIALVNTSGLSQSEVNLGSLKFKVLGEIGTTSSLIIKSPFATDALLSDIVPRVKHGKVEVFVSYGDVNGDSKINVVDVVRIMQHVNNSKPLNGADLMAGDVNGDNTVNQADISLVMNHIVKEISKFPVVS